A single genomic interval of Stieleria maiorica harbors:
- the mads6 gene encoding methylation-associated defense system protein kinase MAD6, translated as MAMVIAIGQPVNDSERQAIVHLRDHLPDTYTILHNFEIRRGNEIFEIDLAIIAPHAVYLVDVKGTNGNIDVYGSKWYPEGRQPFSSPLPKLRGHAKALSGLIGDSNHADPNLRKVYCDAAVILTAPTAHLSDSTGKDAPNTTTLAKSARFFQDNKRIPDRFLNNIKKYTGNTIKAIQGSAKPIQGPARYGSWVVSEKLGGTDHFSEFRAYNTYVGKSGGRVVLRVYSVDPYATEEEKAAELRRISNAYKALSSLPTHPAIQAARDFFPNEDEDRYVLVVEDMSGQALRLHIERPDMALTFDQKVRVAKDLLSGLTHAHAHNVIHRNICPSTILFGIDGQARLINFDHARGGTERTSTIASEIVDDLESDYQPLECRTEAGGHPSQASTASDVFSLGIVLYELFTGERPFGNASEMMDQSCVFSVVASKHQPDLPDGFDEWLQAMCAFNKDKRPSAKEALGELEKILAPPSDSGDGEPPSTEEPETGGEDSDDSIVNFKDLPAGYDLTKQYKVLEKLGSGGFGVVYKVFDSLRERPIVVKIILPGRYSSIEKVKQETMLLDQLPQHRYVVKVITPGFLAGDLPFIAFDFVEGYDVGGLIENHALQRGDAWEMGKQVVEGLAHLHKHNVYHCDIKPRNLLWTSEGVKIIDFNVSVDVSEETEQHGGTRKYLPPDYELGVEPTRTDLQDRDLYAFGVTLYQAITGKYPWNASTPPRGTMAQDPRSYAQSTCGDLPQPVVEFLWKVIHPERHERFQSADDILKAMQAISSLRMTAPEETEGTITWKVPSTLDSAAKPNTNPFVDVLLTLYSQGRNNKGTRGLTLDGEIYVETALDRELIPASLDGEFRLVIITGNAGDGKTAFLQKLEQQAKSDGATVTPAPRGNGATFELKGRKFRSNYDGSQDEGDVTNEAVLTEFLEPFQGDDASAWPTDETRLIAINEGRLVDFLESHAEDYPHLLTLVRQGLESGVPDDGIAMVNLNLRSIVANSSDGQPSILERLLKRMTHKKFWKRCDSCDLRERCYVLHNVKTFQDDTAGPLVTERLKTLYTLSDLRGRQHVTLRDLGSSLSFMIAGTRNCEEIHELYASGNPREIANSFYFNSWMGGESGSADRLLSLLAEIDVGKATDPRLDRALDFQSPDQLKGLLGFDQRGQYDTEIFSRLYNDLPWNHSGQASSDRFFAHQSYVSMAKRRHYFERIDDSWRRMLPYHSAGQMLQVVRGEVPPEDVLQSLIRAINLGEGLTNPERMKGKLVLQVRDVPNGAMRSYRLFPAERFQLQVDDSASRARFVEHMPTSLILSFHSEAGLVASLDVNLDVFEMLYRLNHGYRPTVEELQGYYLSLAIFKNLLSSAPYQEVLLTTTGHDFFRVEREESGRLNLEHVGTEV; from the coding sequence ATGGCCATGGTGATTGCAATCGGACAACCGGTCAACGACTCCGAGCGACAGGCGATTGTTCACTTGCGCGATCATCTCCCTGACACCTACACGATTCTGCATAACTTCGAGATCCGACGCGGTAACGAGATCTTTGAGATCGACCTCGCGATCATCGCGCCGCACGCGGTTTATCTGGTCGACGTCAAAGGGACGAATGGCAATATCGACGTCTATGGGAGCAAATGGTATCCCGAAGGACGCCAGCCGTTCAGTTCCCCTTTACCGAAGTTGCGAGGACACGCCAAAGCTCTGAGCGGCTTGATCGGCGATAGCAATCATGCCGATCCGAATCTACGGAAGGTTTACTGCGATGCGGCAGTCATCCTGACGGCCCCCACCGCTCACTTGTCTGATTCCACAGGCAAGGACGCGCCCAACACCACGACCCTCGCCAAAAGTGCTCGCTTTTTTCAGGACAACAAACGGATTCCCGACCGCTTCCTGAACAACATCAAGAAATACACCGGCAACACGATCAAAGCCATTCAGGGAAGCGCCAAACCGATTCAGGGGCCAGCCCGGTATGGCAGCTGGGTTGTCAGTGAGAAGCTGGGAGGGACGGACCACTTCTCTGAGTTCCGCGCATACAACACGTATGTCGGCAAGAGTGGTGGCCGCGTTGTTCTGCGTGTTTATTCCGTCGACCCGTACGCCACCGAGGAGGAAAAGGCGGCGGAACTTCGGCGTATCTCCAACGCCTACAAGGCACTTAGCTCCTTACCGACGCATCCTGCAATCCAGGCGGCTCGGGACTTCTTTCCCAACGAGGATGAAGATCGCTACGTGCTAGTAGTGGAGGACATGAGCGGCCAAGCTCTGCGGTTGCATATCGAACGCCCGGATATGGCTTTGACGTTCGATCAGAAAGTTCGTGTGGCCAAGGATCTGTTGAGCGGGCTTACTCATGCACACGCCCACAATGTGATCCATAGGAATATCTGTCCGAGCACAATTCTGTTTGGAATTGACGGACAGGCGAGACTGATCAACTTCGACCACGCCCGAGGCGGAACCGAACGGACATCAACGATTGCGTCTGAGATCGTCGATGATCTGGAGAGCGACTATCAACCGCTGGAGTGTCGTACCGAAGCGGGCGGCCATCCCAGTCAGGCATCAACGGCTTCCGACGTCTTCTCTCTTGGCATCGTGCTCTACGAGTTGTTCACGGGTGAGCGACCGTTCGGAAATGCCAGCGAGATGATGGATCAGAGCTGTGTCTTCTCCGTTGTCGCTTCAAAACATCAGCCCGACTTGCCTGATGGATTCGATGAGTGGTTGCAAGCCATGTGCGCTTTCAACAAAGACAAGCGTCCCAGTGCAAAGGAAGCCCTCGGCGAACTTGAAAAGATTCTTGCGCCACCGAGCGACTCTGGCGACGGCGAACCACCGTCAACGGAGGAACCTGAAACCGGTGGAGAAGACTCGGACGATTCCATTGTCAATTTCAAAGACCTTCCCGCCGGCTACGACCTCACAAAGCAATACAAGGTTTTGGAGAAGCTGGGTTCAGGCGGCTTTGGCGTCGTTTACAAAGTATTTGACTCGCTTCGTGAACGCCCGATTGTCGTCAAGATCATCCTGCCTGGTCGTTATTCTTCGATTGAGAAGGTCAAGCAGGAGACCATGCTGCTCGACCAACTTCCCCAGCACCGTTATGTGGTGAAGGTCATCACTCCCGGATTCCTTGCCGGTGACCTGCCGTTCATCGCGTTTGACTTCGTTGAAGGCTACGACGTTGGTGGGCTGATTGAAAACCATGCGCTGCAACGGGGCGACGCATGGGAAATGGGCAAACAGGTCGTGGAGGGTCTGGCACACCTTCACAAGCACAACGTCTACCATTGCGACATCAAACCTCGAAACCTGCTGTGGACGTCGGAAGGTGTCAAGATTATCGACTTCAATGTGTCGGTCGATGTCAGCGAAGAAACCGAGCAGCATGGTGGAACACGCAAGTACCTTCCACCGGACTACGAACTGGGCGTCGAGCCGACTCGGACTGACCTTCAGGATCGTGATTTATATGCGTTTGGTGTGACGCTGTATCAAGCGATCACGGGCAAGTATCCCTGGAATGCGTCCACGCCCCCGCGCGGAACGATGGCTCAAGACCCTCGCTCGTACGCTCAGTCGACTTGTGGTGATTTGCCACAACCAGTCGTTGAGTTTCTCTGGAAAGTGATTCACCCCGAGAGGCACGAACGCTTTCAGTCGGCGGATGACATACTCAAGGCGATGCAGGCCATTAGTTCGTTGCGAATGACCGCGCCAGAGGAAACAGAAGGAACCATCACGTGGAAGGTGCCGTCCACACTCGATTCTGCTGCGAAGCCAAACACGAATCCCTTCGTGGACGTGCTTCTCACGCTTTACAGCCAGGGACGCAACAACAAAGGCACTCGTGGGCTGACACTGGATGGCGAGATATACGTTGAGACAGCCCTTGACCGGGAACTCATCCCCGCTTCGCTCGACGGTGAGTTTCGGTTGGTGATTATCACGGGAAATGCTGGTGACGGCAAAACGGCATTCCTGCAAAAGCTGGAACAGCAAGCGAAGTCGGACGGTGCGACGGTGACTCCTGCGCCGCGTGGCAATGGAGCCACATTTGAGTTGAAGGGACGGAAGTTTCGCAGCAATTACGATGGCAGCCAGGACGAAGGCGACGTTACCAATGAGGCGGTTCTCACTGAATTTCTGGAGCCGTTTCAAGGAGATGATGCCAGCGCATGGCCCACGGATGAGACTCGACTTATCGCGATCAACGAAGGGCGGCTTGTCGATTTCCTCGAAAGCCATGCTGAGGATTATCCGCACTTGTTGACTCTGGTTCGTCAAGGACTCGAAAGCGGTGTCCCTGACGATGGAATTGCCATGGTCAACCTCAACTTGCGAAGTATTGTTGCCAATAGCTCAGATGGGCAGCCGTCGATACTGGAACGCTTGCTGAAACGGATGACGCACAAGAAGTTCTGGAAACGCTGTGATAGCTGCGACCTCCGCGAGCGATGCTACGTCCTCCACAATGTGAAGACGTTCCAGGATGACACAGCCGGACCATTGGTCACTGAACGGCTGAAGACGCTCTACACGCTGAGTGACTTGCGTGGCCGACAGCATGTGACGCTTCGCGATCTCGGTTCGTCGCTGTCTTTCATGATCGCAGGGACACGGAATTGCGAGGAGATTCACGAGCTGTACGCCAGCGGAAATCCACGAGAGATTGCCAACTCGTTCTACTTCAACAGCTGGATGGGCGGTGAATCGGGCTCGGCCGATCGCCTACTTTCGCTGTTGGCAGAGATTGATGTCGGCAAGGCCACAGATCCTCGTCTCGATCGTGCTTTGGACTTTCAATCTCCAGACCAGTTGAAAGGACTTTTGGGCTTCGACCAGCGCGGACAATACGACACGGAAATATTCTCGCGTTTGTACAACGACCTGCCTTGGAATCACTCGGGTCAAGCCAGTAGCGACCGATTCTTCGCACATCAGTCGTATGTGTCGATGGCAAAGCGGCGGCATTACTTTGAAAGGATTGATGATTCATGGCGAAGGATGCTGCCTTATCATTCAGCCGGTCAAATGCTGCAAGTCGTTCGCGGTGAAGTTCCACCAGAGGATGTTCTCCAATCGTTGATCCGAGCAATCAATTTGGGCGAGGGATTGACGAATCCCGAACGGATGAAGGGGAAGCTGGTCTTGCAGGTTCGAGACGTACCAAACGGGGCGATGCGAAGTTACCGATTGTTCCCAGCGGAGCGATTTCAGTTGCAGGTTGATGACTCGGCCAGCCGAGCTCGATTCGTAGAACACATGCCGACCAGTCTGATTTTGAGTTTTCATAGCGAAGCGGGTCTGGTCGCCAGTCTCGATGTGAACCTCGATGTGTTCGAGATGCTCTACCGATTGAATCATGGCTATCGCCCGACTGTGGAGGAGTTGCAGGGTTATTATCTCAGTCTGGCAATCTTCAAAAACCTGCTTAGTTCAGCTCCGTATCAAGAGGTGTTGCTCACAACTACTGGCCATGACTTCTTCCGCGTCGAGCGAGAGGAATCGGGACGGCTAAACCTCGAACACGTCGGAACGGAGGTTTAG
- a CDS encoding restriction endonuclease subunit S domain-containing protein gives MLLGTVKLRRSLRRERRLNANSFLSEDQELLDALEMWPGEKRSVGDIAKTFRGPIFKRNYVNNPDYGFPYVSAADMDRSDYFGSRLISRSQGDVLDQLRLSAEMIIVTCSGMNLGWSMLCRKDLDGVIGSHDLIRVIADNSEYRGYLGAFLASRLGWYSVRQSISGGSVKHIEPPDVDRLQIPWPATSVRQEISKAYLQAAELRAQSTSLIHQATNAVFASVGLRDLDEGNWFGQGRELGFVGNVRQRTLRAWNLSEKARSVAANINSCGASPLLSLVSRGTLRKGPGFKRIPVDEGFGVHLIGQRQLFRFRPRPKHIAKRGVPDSAFCSPGTTLIAARGTFGEAETFGRAQYVSDLTSDWLFSNDILRVVPKDESLCGWLYAFMRSRSAFRLIRSVATGSKQQDLHPEGLAEIPVPKGSKSDMEQVNDLITQAFALRDAAYRKETDALESVVALVKENA, from the coding sequence ATGCTTCTTGGGACTGTAAAACTGCGGAGATCACTGCGGCGAGAAAGACGTCTCAATGCAAATTCGTTTCTGAGCGAGGATCAGGAACTCCTCGATGCCCTGGAGATGTGGCCAGGCGAAAAAAGATCAGTTGGAGATATCGCGAAGACTTTCCGAGGACCGATTTTCAAACGCAACTACGTCAATAATCCTGACTACGGTTTTCCCTACGTATCAGCCGCCGACATGGACAGATCCGATTATTTCGGAAGTCGATTGATCAGCCGAAGTCAAGGTGACGTTCTCGATCAACTTCGGCTTTCAGCAGAGATGATTATTGTCACTTGCTCAGGGATGAACTTGGGCTGGTCAATGCTTTGTCGGAAGGATCTAGACGGAGTAATTGGTTCTCACGATCTAATCCGAGTTATTGCCGACAATTCCGAATACCGAGGTTATCTGGGCGCCTTTCTCGCGTCGCGATTGGGGTGGTATTCAGTTCGTCAGTCCATCAGTGGAGGTAGCGTCAAGCATATAGAACCGCCTGACGTCGATCGCCTTCAGATACCGTGGCCTGCAACCTCAGTTCGACAAGAAATTAGCAAGGCGTATCTGCAAGCTGCCGAGCTTCGTGCTCAGTCAACTTCTTTGATCCATCAGGCAACAAATGCCGTGTTCGCAAGCGTAGGTCTTCGCGACTTGGATGAAGGGAATTGGTTTGGACAAGGACGGGAACTGGGATTTGTGGGGAATGTGAGACAGAGGACCTTGCGCGCTTGGAATCTTTCGGAGAAGGCACGAAGTGTAGCGGCTAACATAAATTCGTGTGGAGCTTCACCACTTCTTAGCCTCGTTAGTCGCGGAACCCTTCGGAAAGGACCAGGGTTCAAGCGGATTCCAGTTGACGAAGGATTTGGCGTCCACCTGATTGGCCAGCGTCAACTATTCCGGTTCCGGCCACGACCTAAACACATCGCGAAAAGAGGGGTTCCTGATTCTGCATTCTGTTCTCCAGGGACTACCTTGATCGCTGCTCGCGGAACATTTGGTGAGGCGGAGACGTTTGGACGTGCACAGTACGTAAGTGATCTAACGTCAGATTGGCTGTTTTCAAATGATATTCTCCGAGTTGTCCCGAAAGATGAGAGCCTCTGTGGGTGGCTCTATGCTTTCATGCGATCACGTTCAGCATTTAGGTTGATCCGCTCAGTTGCAACAGGATCAAAGCAACAAGATTTGCATCCTGAAGGGTTGGCAGAAATTCCTGTTCCCAAAGGCTCGAAATCCGACATGGAGCAAGTAAACGACCTCATTACTCAAGCATTCGCACTACGGGACGCTGCATACAGGAAGGAAACGGATGCTCTCGAAAGTGTCGTAGCGTTGGTCAAGGAGAACGCCTGA
- the mads2 gene encoding methylation-associated defense system DNA methyltransferase MAD2, producing MGKKKAKKVVSDSDVDTMDDEMSEDDAASIEDGKIVDYITGKPVKESAKEKVRQRIARAIFHEYGFSPDDMEPNFKVKVGSKRKGVDIAIFKTGSDHEVENLHRVVICKPEPKLGKKGTFTLRDHKQATKDLDELKDLMEAIESCQWGLWTNGLELFFLRKDEGRFEASFEPAGDWPLADDSQGTKEVHSHAKLRKADPELLRITFRRCHNFLHGNEGMQKDAAFWQFLYLIFAKMYDERQTNGDRRFWVAPNERFEKEGQQAIRKRIIPLFHATRDEYAGEKYGRIFQGNEEIDLSDRALAFMASELAKYDFSRTDTDAKGAAYQEIVRSNLRGDLGQFFTPRNAIKLMVEMLAPNEDERIIDPSCGTGGFLIATLAYLNKKFHDESGVDQSKESTEEFVSHQKRLKKFVKSNLFAADFDRALVRASQMNVVMACNQMANIFHMNSLEFPDGHLDGVGYMNKRGKLGTMDVVMTNPPFGADIPVTDPNILRHYQLAHEWERTEAGTYRDTGKIQSSVAPQILFIERCLEWLRPGGRMGIVLPDGILSNAGDEPIRAWILRHAYVLASVSLPIETFVVDANVNILTSLLFLKKKTAEEIARDDLNPDSDYDVFMAIAEAVGYDRKGNTLYRRTPEGDEVVRELVWEERVRHNGEWVTRTLRRPEKEVDDDLPLIAEAYRQFQKQSKTWKGK from the coding sequence GTGGGAAAGAAGAAGGCCAAGAAGGTCGTTAGCGATTCCGACGTCGACACGATGGACGACGAAATGTCGGAAGACGATGCCGCGTCGATCGAGGACGGCAAGATCGTCGACTACATCACGGGGAAACCGGTCAAGGAATCGGCTAAGGAGAAGGTCCGTCAGCGGATCGCGCGTGCCATCTTTCATGAATATGGATTCTCCCCCGATGACATGGAGCCCAATTTCAAGGTCAAGGTCGGGAGTAAACGCAAAGGCGTCGACATCGCCATCTTCAAAACTGGCAGCGACCATGAAGTTGAAAACCTGCATCGTGTCGTAATCTGTAAGCCCGAACCCAAACTTGGCAAAAAAGGGACATTTACCCTTCGTGATCACAAACAAGCCACTAAAGACCTTGACGAGCTCAAGGATCTGATGGAGGCGATTGAATCCTGCCAGTGGGGCCTTTGGACCAACGGCTTAGAATTGTTTTTCCTTAGAAAGGATGAAGGACGATTCGAGGCCAGTTTTGAACCTGCTGGTGACTGGCCACTTGCGGATGACTCACAAGGCACGAAGGAAGTTCATTCGCATGCGAAATTGCGTAAAGCTGACCCCGAACTTCTGAGGATTACGTTTCGTCGCTGTCATAACTTTCTTCACGGCAACGAGGGCATGCAGAAAGACGCGGCTTTTTGGCAATTCCTCTACCTGATCTTTGCCAAGATGTACGACGAGCGTCAGACGAACGGTGATCGACGCTTCTGGGTGGCACCAAACGAACGCTTTGAAAAAGAGGGACAGCAGGCAATCAGAAAGCGGATCATTCCTCTGTTTCATGCGACGCGGGACGAGTATGCCGGTGAGAAGTATGGCCGGATCTTTCAGGGTAACGAGGAAATAGATCTTTCGGATCGGGCGCTGGCTTTCATGGCGTCTGAACTCGCGAAGTATGACTTCAGTCGGACGGACACTGACGCCAAGGGAGCCGCTTACCAAGAGATTGTTCGTAGCAACTTACGTGGGGATCTCGGTCAGTTCTTCACGCCACGAAACGCAATCAAGCTCATGGTTGAGATGCTCGCTCCGAACGAAGACGAACGCATCATTGACCCTTCGTGCGGCACCGGCGGATTCTTGATCGCAACCTTGGCATATCTGAACAAGAAGTTCCACGATGAGAGTGGAGTCGATCAGTCCAAAGAATCGACCGAGGAGTTCGTTTCCCACCAAAAGCGGCTGAAGAAGTTCGTCAAATCGAACCTGTTCGCGGCTGATTTTGATCGCGCTTTGGTTCGTGCATCGCAAATGAATGTCGTGATGGCATGTAACCAAATGGCCAATATCTTCCACATGAACTCACTGGAGTTTCCAGATGGCCATCTGGATGGCGTTGGTTACATGAATAAGCGTGGGAAGCTCGGAACGATGGATGTTGTGATGACAAATCCACCGTTTGGAGCCGATATTCCGGTCACGGACCCCAACATTCTCCGGCACTATCAACTGGCGCATGAGTGGGAGCGAACCGAAGCTGGTACTTATCGCGACACTGGGAAGATTCAGAGCTCCGTTGCCCCGCAGATTCTGTTTATCGAGCGATGCCTCGAATGGCTGCGTCCCGGTGGACGAATGGGGATCGTGCTCCCGGATGGCATCCTGAGCAACGCAGGTGATGAGCCCATTCGCGCATGGATACTTCGGCACGCATATGTTTTGGCGTCGGTCAGCCTTCCTATCGAAACTTTCGTTGTCGATGCCAACGTCAATATTCTTACCAGCCTGCTATTCCTGAAGAAGAAGACAGCAGAAGAGATTGCGAGAGATGATCTCAACCCTGACTCGGATTACGACGTCTTCATGGCGATTGCAGAAGCTGTTGGATACGACCGCAAAGGGAACACACTCTATCGTCGCACTCCTGAAGGAGACGAAGTTGTTCGCGAACTCGTGTGGGAAGAACGCGTGAGGCACAACGGTGAGTGGGTTACTCGAACGTTACGCCGTCCAGAAAAAGAGGTCGACGATGATCTTCCATTGATCGCCGAGGCTTACCGACAGTTTCAGAAACAGTCCAAGACTTGGAAGGGAAAGTAA
- a CDS encoding helix-turn-helix domain-containing protein has product MLKDEGFVRVKEAAEILGVCPNTVRAWGAEGKLTEYRHPLNNYRLFKRKELEQILRKLERSAGKSA; this is encoded by the coding sequence ATGTTGAAAGACGAAGGCTTCGTTCGTGTGAAAGAAGCTGCCGAAATCCTTGGAGTGTGCCCGAATACGGTTCGCGCCTGGGGTGCGGAAGGAAAGCTGACGGAGTATCGGCATCCGCTCAACAACTACCGGCTTTTCAAGCGGAAGGAGTTAGAGCAGATACTGCGAAAGCTGGAACGCTCCGCAGGGAAATCGGCGTAG
- a CDS encoding DUF1257 domain-containing protein translates to MSHIVSIQTEVRDPVAIRSACDRLKLPEPVFGQVKLFSSSATGWAVQLPAWRYPVVADVNTGKLAYDNYNGRWGEQKQLDRFLQGYAVEKAKIEARKKGHSVIEQPLEDGSIKLTVSVGGAA, encoded by the coding sequence TTGTCGCACATCGTTTCGATTCAAACAGAAGTTCGTGATCCCGTCGCCATTCGGTCGGCGTGTGATCGACTCAAGCTGCCGGAGCCCGTCTTCGGTCAGGTGAAGCTGTTCAGCAGTTCGGCGACCGGCTGGGCTGTGCAGTTGCCTGCGTGGCGGTATCCGGTCGTGGCCGACGTCAACACCGGCAAGCTCGCCTACGACAACTACAACGGTCGCTGGGGCGAGCAGAAACAGCTCGACCGGTTCCTTCAGGGATACGCGGTCGAGAAAGCCAAGATCGAAGCCCGTAAGAAGGGGCACTCGGTCATCGAGCAACCTCTGGAAGATGGCTCCATCAAACTGACCGTAAGCGTCGGAGGTGCTGCATGA
- a CDS encoding DUF2997 domain-containing protein, translating to MSKTIEITVLPNGQTKVETKGFVGAECRHASQFIEKALGQQTDEVLKADFHQSASRQQSVQEEG from the coding sequence ATGAGCAAGACCATCGAAATCACAGTCCTGCCCAATGGTCAGACCAAAGTGGAAACCAAGGGCTTCGTCGGTGCGGAGTGTCGACATGCCAGTCAGTTCATCGAGAAGGCGCTGGGGCAGCAGACGGACGAAGTCCTCAAAGCCGATTTTCATCAATCGGCCTCGCGTCAGCAGTCGGTGCAGGAAGAAGGCTGA
- a CDS encoding AAA family ATPase, with amino-acid sequence MSLTERFGEYVRACFSGIWIESHEHQDALVAIAQLCHQEDWRLATWDIEQGLKVPGAEIEGTGNDPLAAIRAVNSLVTPDGTAILVLQNFHRFLQSAEIVQAIAQQIIAGKQNRTILVVLAPIVQLPIELEKLFVIIEHELPDREQLGDIARGIATEDSELPDGPELETVLDAAAGLTRMEAENAFSLSLVRHGRVTPEAVWELKTQTLKKSGSLELHRGQEDFSSLGGLSALKSFCKRALLQPSRGDERRRPRGVLLLSPPGCGKSQFCKALGKEVGRPVLILDVGSLMGSLVGQSEERTRQALHVVDAMAPCVLMIDEVEKAFAGVNGNGDSGVSSRMFGTFLSWLNDHSSDVFVVCTANDVSRLPPEFGRSERFDGIFFLDLPGREEKDAIWNIYLTLFEIDRDQRMPNDTDWTGAEIKACCRLSALLDVPLIQAAQNVVPIALTANESVDRQRKWASGRCLSANQPGIYQSGKTSRQRRRVSRDPSNN; translated from the coding sequence ATGTCATTGACTGAACGGTTCGGGGAGTACGTGCGCGCGTGTTTCTCGGGCATCTGGATTGAAAGCCATGAGCATCAGGATGCACTGGTGGCCATCGCGCAATTATGTCATCAGGAAGACTGGCGGCTCGCCACCTGGGACATTGAACAAGGACTGAAAGTCCCCGGTGCTGAGATCGAAGGAACAGGCAACGATCCGTTGGCAGCGATTCGCGCCGTCAACTCACTGGTCACGCCGGATGGGACTGCGATTCTGGTGCTTCAGAACTTTCACCGCTTTTTGCAATCTGCGGAGATCGTCCAGGCGATCGCCCAGCAGATAATCGCTGGTAAGCAGAACCGGACGATTCTCGTGGTGCTCGCACCCATCGTGCAGTTGCCGATCGAACTCGAAAAGTTGTTCGTGATCATCGAGCATGAACTCCCCGATCGTGAACAGCTAGGTGACATCGCACGCGGGATCGCGACCGAAGACTCTGAACTGCCAGACGGCCCAGAGCTGGAAACGGTCCTGGATGCCGCTGCCGGTTTGACTCGGATGGAAGCGGAAAACGCTTTCAGCCTGTCACTGGTTCGGCATGGTCGCGTGACGCCCGAAGCAGTCTGGGAATTGAAAACTCAGACGTTGAAGAAGTCCGGTTCGCTCGAACTGCATCGAGGTCAGGAAGACTTCAGCAGCCTCGGTGGTTTGTCGGCATTGAAGTCCTTCTGCAAACGGGCACTTTTGCAACCAAGCCGGGGAGATGAGCGACGACGGCCGCGAGGCGTACTGTTGCTGTCACCACCCGGATGTGGCAAATCGCAGTTCTGTAAAGCACTGGGAAAAGAAGTCGGCAGGCCCGTGTTGATTCTGGACGTTGGCAGCCTGATGGGTTCGCTCGTCGGGCAGTCGGAGGAACGGACTCGGCAGGCGTTGCACGTTGTCGATGCGATGGCGCCATGCGTGCTGATGATCGACGAAGTCGAGAAAGCGTTCGCAGGTGTGAACGGCAACGGTGACTCGGGCGTGTCCTCGCGGATGTTCGGGACGTTCCTGAGTTGGCTCAACGATCACTCGTCCGACGTCTTTGTCGTCTGCACCGCGAATGATGTTTCCCGGCTCCCACCGGAGTTCGGGCGCAGCGAGCGCTTCGATGGCATCTTCTTCCTCGATCTTCCCGGTCGTGAGGAGAAGGACGCTATCTGGAACATCTACCTGACGTTGTTCGAGATCGACCGTGATCAGCGGATGCCCAATGACACCGACTGGACCGGCGCGGAGATCAAAGCCTGTTGCCGACTGTCGGCACTGCTTGATGTTCCATTGATTCAGGCCGCTCAGAACGTGGTCCCCATCGCGCTGACGGCCAACGAAAGCGTGGATCGCCAACGAAAGTGGGCCAGCGGTCGCTGCCTTTCCGCTAATCAGCCAGGCATCTACCAGTCCGGTAAAACGTCAAGGCAACGTCGTCGCGTAAGCCGTGATCCATCCAATAACTAA
- a CDS encoding RecB family exonuclease has protein sequence MIAVSQQPRAAPVVQRDYVSFSAISTYQQCPLRYYFRYIEGLEEPFVAASLALGGAVHSAAEFHFNELICGNSPPDHDTLLSVFWDEWKSRAETAEIRFGKKDDLDSIAKTADRIIAAFRESDIAKPKGNIIGVEEELRGQLIPGMPEILGRIDMITETDEALTITDLKTARTRWSAEQAERSGEQLMLYAALAKDLIPGKPIRLEFAVITKAAKPTVDTLPVTFLQQRVDRTKSVMQRVWHSIQDGHFFPSPSPMSCPSCPYRGPCDAWQG, from the coding sequence ATGATCGCAGTTTCTCAACAACCACGTGCCGCGCCAGTTGTCCAGCGGGACTATGTTAGTTTCTCGGCGATCAGTACCTACCAGCAATGCCCGCTTCGGTATTACTTCCGCTATATCGAAGGTCTTGAGGAACCGTTCGTAGCAGCCAGTCTTGCTCTCGGCGGCGCCGTTCACAGTGCGGCCGAGTTTCACTTCAATGAGTTGATATGCGGTAACTCTCCGCCTGATCACGACACGTTGTTGAGTGTTTTCTGGGATGAGTGGAAGTCGCGTGCCGAGACTGCGGAGATCCGATTCGGCAAGAAGGATGATCTCGACTCAATCGCCAAGACTGCTGATCGGATCATCGCTGCATTTCGTGAGAGCGACATTGCGAAGCCGAAAGGCAATATTATTGGCGTGGAGGAGGAGCTTCGCGGCCAACTCATTCCGGGTATGCCAGAGATCCTGGGACGGATCGACATGATCACCGAAACGGATGAAGCCCTCACGATCACTGACTTGAAGACAGCTCGCACACGCTGGTCGGCTGAGCAAGCGGAACGATCGGGAGAGCAGTTGATGTTGTATGCCGCTCTCGCGAAAGACCTGATACCAGGTAAGCCAATCCGACTGGAGTTCGCCGTAATCACCAAAGCCGCCAAACCAACCGTTGATACGTTGCCGGTCACCTTCCTTCAGCAACGCGTTGACCGCACGAAGTCAGTCATGCAACGAGTCTGGCATTCCATCCAGGACGGACATTTTTTCCCATCACCATCACCAATGTCGTGTCCCAGCTGTCCGTATCGCGGACCCTGCGATGCGTGGCAGGGATAG